The Clostridium chauvoei genome has a window encoding:
- a CDS encoding glutaredoxin family protein, with protein sequence MIKIYSTSWCPACIKAKRFFDMKGWNYEEINVADKHEDREEVFKVSGQRTVPVVDVNGEIIVGFDKKAIEVAFNK encoded by the coding sequence ATGATAAAAATTTATTCAACATCTTGGTGTCCAGCGTGTATTAAGGCGAAAAGATTTTTTGATATGAAAGGCTGGAATTATGAAGAGATAAATGTAGCCGATAAACATGAAGATAGAGAAGAAGTATTTAAAGTTTCAGGACAAAGAACAGTACCAGTTGTAGATGTAAATGGAGAAATAATAGTAGGTTTTGATAAGAAGGCTATAGAAGTAGCGTTTAATAAGTAA
- a CDS encoding CtsR family transcriptional regulator, producing the protein MARISDTIEKFIKNMINEQEENQVLIQRNELADKFCCAPSQINYVLTTRFTYEKGYLIESRRGGGGYIVITKVTYDNKERRLDIINNSIGSSITYNGAISILDHLRESRSITDNEYEIMKISLNDRTLTSVLDKNRVRADILKGMITVILS; encoded by the coding sequence ATGGCAAGAATTTCAGATACAATAGAAAAATTTATAAAGAATATGATAAATGAGCAAGAAGAGAATCAAGTGTTAATTCAAAGAAACGAATTAGCAGATAAATTTTGTTGTGCACCTTCCCAAATAAACTATGTATTAACTACTAGATTTACTTATGAAAAAGGGTATTTAATCGAAAGTAGAAGAGGCGGAGGAGGTTATATTGTTATTACAAAAGTAACTTATGACAATAAAGAACGTAGATTAGATATAATAAACAATTCTATAGGTAGTAGTATCACATATAATGGTGCAATTTCAATATTAGATCACTTAAGAGAATCAAGATCCATTACGGATAATGAATATGAAATAATGAAAATATCATTAAATGACAGAACATTAACATCTGTATTAGATAAAAATAGAGTAAGAGCAGATATATTAAAAGGAATGATAACGGTAATTTTATCATAA
- a CDS encoding sigma factor G inhibitor Gin, whose translation MKIKFKGIQIHESEKVCFICRNQQEDGIIVGKSLICKSCQDKIVNTNIDNKQYDFYKDKIKKALFSNYNL comes from the coding sequence ATGAAAATAAAATTTAAAGGTATTCAAATACATGAAAGTGAAAAAGTATGTTTTATATGTAGAAATCAACAGGAAGATGGTATAATTGTAGGAAAGAGCTTAATCTGTAAAAGTTGTCAGGACAAAATAGTAAATACTAATATAGATAATAAACAGTATGACTTTTATAAGGACAAGATTAAAAAAGCTTTATTTAGTAATTATAATTTATAA
- a CDS encoding heavy-metal-associated domain-containing protein translates to MKSSLKVYNLNTQNDIIAIREAISSNEGIIACEVSVSKKEVSIVYDDRVVKLDNIINSLENSGYDVE, encoded by the coding sequence GTGAAATCTTCATTAAAAGTTTATAATCTTAATACACAAAATGATATTATAGCTATAAGAGAAGCTATAAGCAGTAATGAAGGAATAATTGCCTGTGAAGTTAGCGTATCTAAAAAAGAAGTTAGTATTGTATATGATGATAGAGTTGTAAAGCTAGATAACATAATAAATTCTTTAGAAAATTCAGGATATGATGTAGAGTAA
- the trxB gene encoding thioredoxin-disulfide reductase: MDKEIKFKELIIIGGGPAGLTSAIYATRAKIDMLLLEDKILGGQVRNSYTIENYPGFKKISGTELSDLMQQQAEELGAEIDEFDVIEKVDFSEDEKIIETGDYIYKTKAVIIATGASPKKLPISNESKFAGKGIHYCAVCDGAMYQDKIVAVVGGGNSALEEAIFLTKFAKKVIMIRRHNYFNGEKAIIDEVENNPKIEIMYNYDLVDAYGEDFLQKVKIKNTKNKETKELDIDAIFGFIGTEPKTDMFKEYIKTTSNGYIITDENMKTNVSGVYAAGDVRDKQFRQITTAVADGTIAALSTEKYIVEKRKGL; this comes from the coding sequence ATGGATAAAGAGATAAAATTCAAAGAATTAATTATAATTGGTGGAGGTCCAGCGGGATTAACTTCAGCCATATATGCTACTAGAGCTAAAATTGATATGTTATTACTAGAAGATAAAATACTAGGTGGACAGGTAAGAAACAGTTATACAATAGAAAATTATCCTGGATTTAAGAAAATTTCAGGAACTGAATTATCAGATTTAATGCAACAACAAGCAGAAGAGCTTGGAGCTGAAATAGATGAGTTTGATGTTATTGAAAAGGTTGATTTTAGTGAAGATGAAAAAATAATAGAAACTGGAGATTATATATATAAAACTAAGGCTGTAATAATTGCAACTGGTGCTAGCCCTAAAAAGTTACCAATAAGCAATGAAAGTAAATTTGCAGGAAAAGGGATTCATTACTGTGCAGTATGTGATGGAGCTATGTATCAAGATAAAATTGTAGCAGTTGTAGGTGGAGGAAATTCAGCCTTAGAAGAGGCTATATTTCTAACTAAATTTGCAAAGAAAGTAATTATGATAAGAAGACATAATTATTTTAATGGTGAAAAAGCTATAATAGATGAAGTTGAAAACAATCCTAAAATAGAAATTATGTATAACTATGATTTAGTTGATGCATATGGAGAAGATTTTTTACAAAAGGTAAAGATTAAAAATACTAAAAATAAAGAGACAAAAGAGCTTGATATAGATGCTATTTTTGGATTTATTGGTACAGAACCTAAAACAGATATGTTTAAAGAATATATAAAAACTACATCAAATGGATATATTATAACAGACGAAAATATGAAGACTAATGTAAGTGGAGTATATGCAGCAGGTGATGTTAGAGATAAACAATTTAGACAGATAACAACAGCTGTAGCAGATGGTACAATAGCTGCTTTAAGCACAGAAAAATATATTGTAGAGAAAAGGAAGGGATTATAA
- a CDS encoding DNA polymerase III subunit delta': protein MREFIGHDRIISSFKKRADTGNLSHAHLIVGEDGIGKSNLARIFALKILNKEEYKDYVDIINYRPKKASFGVDEVREIIDEVSKKPFEGDKKVIIIHEGNKLTTQAQNALLKTIEEPPIGVFIILLCESLELILDTIKSRCQIYKLTPISKSELVEYIKFIKDDISEEELLASIAYSEGIPGKAERFLTDTRLKELRELILDLLKSLSKNDGEVLLSFEEKILEYKDNKEEILNILASFIRDLMVYKEVYDYSVIINGDKIEELQQLAIDMSYRKLNSLLDKIREARVNLMSNSNFAITIRVMLIGFMEV from the coding sequence ATGAGAGAATTTATAGGACATGATAGAATAATTAGTAGCTTTAAAAAGCGAGCTGATACAGGCAACTTATCTCATGCACACCTTATTGTAGGGGAAGACGGAATAGGTAAAAGCAATTTAGCTAGAATATTTGCTCTTAAAATTTTAAATAAAGAAGAGTACAAGGACTATGTTGACATAATAAATTATAGACCTAAGAAGGCGTCATTTGGGGTAGATGAGGTAAGAGAGATTATTGATGAAGTTAGTAAAAAGCCTTTTGAAGGAGATAAGAAGGTAATAATTATCCACGAAGGAAATAAACTAACGACACAAGCTCAAAATGCATTGTTAAAGACCATAGAGGAACCACCAATTGGAGTTTTTATTATACTTCTTTGTGAAAGCTTAGAACTAATATTAGATACTATAAAATCAAGATGCCAAATATATAAATTAACACCTATATCTAAAAGTGAATTAGTAGAGTATATAAAATTTATAAAAGATGATATAAGTGAAGAAGAACTTTTAGCTAGTATTGCTTATAGTGAGGGAATACCAGGAAAGGCAGAAAGATTTTTAACGGATACAAGATTGAAAGAATTGAGAGAATTAATATTAGACTTGCTTAAATCGTTATCTAAAAATGATGGGGAAGTTTTATTAAGTTTTGAAGAAAAGATATTAGAGTATAAGGATAATAAAGAGGAAATATTAAACATTTTAGCCTCCTTTATAAGAGATCTAATGGTTTATAAAGAAGTTTATGATTATAGTGTAATAATAAATGGGGATAAAATAGAGGAGCTACAACAACTAGCTATAGATATGTCTTATAGAAAGTTGAATAGCTTATTGGATAAAATAAGAGAAGCAAGAGTTAATTTAATGAGTAATTCTAATTTTGCTATAACCATAAGAGTAATGCTTATAGGTTTTATGGAGGTTTAA
- a CDS encoding MBL fold metallo-hydrolase translates to MEIQWFGGTTFIIKNSIGKRILIDPMQIGASIKKYDFKVDIITLNSPDIYQNIEPYIQKECTIINSISSFCNEYLSLNSYSSFKDNIMGAKRGENIIYIFEIDGFRLCHLGTLGHTLNINFVSKLQNLDFLFIPIGGHFSLNGIDAAKLATSINSKYIIPMYYRNLYDYAYLDGPHKFLSHMKCVKKCNSTSIQTNSLDFKNSNTVLLLE, encoded by the coding sequence ATGGAAATTCAATGGTTTGGTGGTACCACCTTTATTATAAAAAATTCAATTGGCAAAAGAATATTAATAGATCCTATGCAAATAGGTGCCAGTATTAAAAAATATGATTTTAAAGTTGATATAATTACTTTAAATAGTCCAGATATATATCAAAATATCGAGCCCTACATTCAGAAAGAATGTACTATAATAAATAGCATTTCTTCTTTTTGTAATGAATATTTATCTTTAAATAGTTATAGTTCCTTTAAAGATAATATAATGGGGGCTAAAAGAGGTGAAAATATAATTTATATTTTTGAAATAGATGGCTTTAGACTTTGTCATTTAGGTACTCTTGGGCATACCCTAAATATTAATTTTGTTTCTAAATTGCAAAATTTAGATTTTTTATTTATTCCTATAGGAGGTCATTTTTCTTTAAATGGTATAGATGCTGCTAAGTTAGCCACATCTATTAATTCAAAGTATATAATTCCTATGTACTATAGAAATTTATATGATTATGCTTACTTAGATGGTCCGCATAAATTCTTATCTCATATGAAATGTGTAAAAAAATGTAATAGTACTTCTATTCAAACTAACTCTTTAGATTTTAAAAACAGTAATACAGTTCTATTACTTGAATGA
- the tmk gene encoding dTMP kinase, with translation MEKGKFIVFEGGDGSGKSTVLEMVYNHLKERGIDCIKTREPGGIKISEDIRSIILDTKNTEMDGRTEALLYAAARRQHLVEKVIVALNEGKVVLCDRFIYSSLAYQGYARGLGIDDVFEINKFAIGEYMPDLTILFDITPEVGLERINKNSTREINRLDLEKIDFHHKVRDGYEILYQNNKEKIIKINAEKTLEEVFEEVKNVVLNRVL, from the coding sequence ATGGAAAAAGGTAAGTTTATAGTATTTGAAGGTGGAGATGGATCAGGCAAGAGTACTGTTCTAGAAATGGTATATAACCATTTAAAAGAAAGAGGAATAGATTGTATTAAGACTAGAGAACCCGGTGGTATTAAAATATCAGAAGATATTAGATCTATTATATTAGACACTAAAAATACTGAAATGGATGGAAGAACAGAGGCATTATTATATGCAGCAGCTAGAAGACAACATTTAGTTGAGAAGGTTATAGTAGCTTTAAATGAAGGTAAAGTAGTTTTATGTGATAGATTTATTTATTCATCATTAGCTTATCAAGGCTATGCAAGAGGCTTAGGAATTGATGATGTTTTTGAAATAAATAAGTTTGCAATTGGAGAGTATATGCCTGATTTAACAATATTATTTGATATAACTCCAGAAGTAGGCTTAGAAAGAATAAATAAAAATTCAACAAGAGAAATTAATAGATTAGATTTAGAAAAAATAGATTTTCATCACAAAGTTAGAGATGGTTATGAGATCTTATATCAAAATAATAAAGAAAAAATCATAAAAATAAATGCAGAAAAAACATTAGAAGAAGTCTTTGAAGAAGTCAAAAATGTAGTTTTAAATAGGGTACTATAA
- a CDS encoding DUF362 domain-containing protein, protein MAFVIQDSCVNCGACAAECPVNAISQGDTQFVIDADTCIDCGNCANVCPVGAPVQE, encoded by the coding sequence ATGGCATTCGTAATTCAAGATTCATGTGTAAACTGTGGTGCATGCGCTGCAGAATGTCCAGTTAATGCTATAAGCCAAGGAGATACTCAATTCGTTATAGATGCAGATACTTGCATAGATTGCGGAAACTGTGCAAATGTTTGTCCAGTTGGAGCTCCAGTTCAAGAGTAA
- a CDS encoding PSP1 domain-containing protein, which translates to MIKVVGVRFKKAGKIYYFDPKDLDIKKGNYLVVETARGIEFGECVIGLKEIPETDIVAPLKSVIRIAEQEDVDKHKSNKIKEKDALEICLKKIEEHGLNMKLIDVEYTFDNNKVIFYFTADGRVDFRELVKDLATIFKTRIELRQIGVRDEAKMLGGLGPCGRPMCCSSFLGDFASVSIKMAKEQNLSLNPTKISGICGRLMCCLNYEQSTYEDIRKRLPKVGSIVEMSEGQGEVISNNIVKESVKVKYKRVDEEVIEEFKIEDVTIIKGSYEDSIDESDIKLEIELPEDKNLIKNLIKDN; encoded by the coding sequence ATGATAAAAGTTGTGGGAGTAAGATTTAAAAAGGCAGGAAAGATATATTACTTTGATCCAAAGGATTTAGATATTAAAAAAGGTAATTATTTAGTTGTTGAAACAGCAAGAGGTATTGAGTTTGGCGAGTGTGTAATTGGCTTGAAGGAAATACCAGAGACTGACATAGTAGCACCTTTGAAGAGTGTTATAAGAATTGCTGAGCAAGAAGATGTTGATAAACATAAGAGTAATAAAATCAAAGAAAAAGATGCTCTAGAAATATGTCTTAAAAAGATTGAAGAGCATGGATTAAATATGAAGTTAATAGATGTAGAATACACTTTTGATAATAACAAAGTAATATTTTACTTTACAGCAGACGGAAGAGTTGATTTTAGGGAATTAGTAAAGGATTTAGCAACTATATTCAAAACAAGAATAGAGCTTAGACAAATAGGGGTAAGAGATGAAGCTAAAATGTTAGGTGGATTAGGACCTTGTGGTAGACCTATGTGTTGTTCTTCATTCTTAGGAGATTTTGCTTCAGTATCTATAAAAATGGCAAAAGAACAAAACCTATCTTTAAATCCTACTAAAATATCAGGGATTTGCGGAAGACTTATGTGTTGTTTAAATTATGAGCAAAGCACTTATGAAGATATAAGAAAGAGATTGCCTAAAGTTGGATCAATCGTTGAAATGTCTGAAGGGCAAGGTGAAGTTATAAGTAATAATATTGTTAAAGAGAGTGTTAAGGTTAAATATAAGAGAGTAGATGAAGAAGTAATAGAAGAGTTTAAGATAGAAGATGTAACTATTATAAAGGGAAGTTATGAGGATTCTATAGACGAATCAGATATTAAACTTGAAATAGAATTACCAGAAGATAAAAATTTAATTAAAAATCTTATAAAGGACAATTAG
- a CDS encoding NADP-dependent glyceraldehyde-3-phosphate dehydrogenase encodes MFSCIKDKERTFRNLVNGEWVSNKDGKFIELYSPVNGELVGRVPAMTKEEVNFAITSAKEAQKKWKEITINQRADILYKAAEILVERKEELSDILMREVAKDRKSAESEIFRTADYIKFTADTAKNISGESIPGDSFPGFKRNKISVVTREPLGVVLAISPFNYPINLAASKLAPALVAGNSIVLKPATQGSLCGLYLAKVFEQAGIPAGVLNTITGRGSEIGDYVVTHPEIDFINFTGSTEIGTRISRITTMVPLLMELGGKDAAIVLEDADLDLAASNIVSGGYSYSGQRCTAVKRILVVDKVADKLINKLKDKIEALKVGNPLESDVDIVPLIDSKAADFVWELIEEAREKGAHLVTGGKREGNIIYPTLFDNVTTDMRLAWEEPFGPVLPIIRVKDKDEAIEIANKSEYGLQSSVFTENINEAFYVANRLEVGTVQVNNKTERGPDHFPFLGVKASGIGTQGIRYSIESMSRPKATVINLIQS; translated from the coding sequence ATGTTTAGTTGTATTAAAGATAAAGAAAGAACATTTAGAAATCTTGTTAATGGAGAATGGGTTAGTAACAAAGATGGGAAGTTTATAGAATTATATTCACCTGTAAATGGTGAATTGGTAGGCAGAGTACCTGCAATGACTAAGGAAGAGGTTAATTTTGCAATAACAAGTGCAAAAGAAGCACAAAAAAAGTGGAAAGAGATAACAATAAACCAAAGAGCAGATATTTTATATAAAGCGGCAGAAATATTAGTAGAGAGAAAAGAAGAGCTATCAGATATACTAATGAGAGAAGTTGCAAAAGATAGAAAAAGTGCTGAGTCTGAAATATTTAGAACAGCAGATTACATAAAATTTACAGCGGATACAGCTAAGAATATTTCAGGAGAAAGTATTCCAGGAGATAGTTTTCCAGGTTTTAAAAGAAATAAAATCTCTGTAGTAACAAGAGAACCATTAGGAGTAGTTTTAGCCATATCACCATTTAATTATCCAATAAATTTAGCTGCGTCAAAGTTAGCACCAGCATTAGTAGCAGGAAACTCTATTGTTTTAAAACCTGCAACACAAGGAAGTTTATGTGGATTATATCTAGCTAAAGTATTTGAGCAAGCAGGAATACCAGCTGGAGTTTTAAACACTATAACAGGAAGAGGTAGCGAGATTGGAGATTATGTTGTTACTCATCCAGAGATAGATTTTATAAACTTTACAGGAAGTACAGAAATAGGTACAAGAATTTCTCGTATCACAACAATGGTTCCTCTTTTAATGGAATTAGGAGGAAAAGATGCAGCTATAGTTTTAGAAGACGCAGATTTAGATTTAGCTGCAAGCAATATAGTATCAGGAGGATATTCTTATTCAGGACAAAGATGTACTGCAGTAAAAAGAATATTAGTAGTTGATAAAGTTGCAGATAAACTTATTAATAAATTAAAAGATAAAATTGAAGCTTTAAAAGTAGGAAATCCATTAGAGTCTGATGTAGATATAGTACCTTTAATAGATTCAAAAGCAGCAGACTTTGTGTGGGAATTAATAGAGGAAGCAAGAGAAAAGGGAGCTCATTTAGTAACTGGAGGAAAAAGAGAAGGTAATATAATTTACCCAACACTTTTTGATAATGTAACAACAGATATGAGATTAGCATGGGAAGAACCTTTTGGTCCTGTACTTCCTATAATAAGAGTTAAAGATAAAGATGAAGCAATAGAAATTGCTAATAAATCAGAATATGGATTACAATCATCAGTATTTACAGAAAATATAAATGAAGCATTTTATGTTGCTAATAGATTAGAAGTAGGAACAGTACAAGTTAATAATAAAACTGAGAGAGGCCCAGATCATTTCCCATTCCTAGGAGTAAAAGCATCAGGAATAGGAACTCAAGGTATAAGATATTCTATAGAATCTATGTCAAGACCAAAAGCTACTGTAATAAACTTAATACAAAGTTAA
- a CDS encoding ATP-dependent Clp protease ATP-binding subunit, which translates to MIFGRFTERAHIVLVEAQKESHYFKHGYIGTEHILVGLLKEGGYAREILYSAGITVEKVKKVIEDYLGFGDDDISVGEMLLTPRAKRLFDDSLIKARNFNHNAISPEHILLALIEDVESVAHTTLSNYKVEFKDLEQKLNKYLLGSDIIDESLTEKMDTKPKKKSVKTPMLNQYGIDLTLMAKESKLDPVIGRDNENQRVLEILCRRIKNNPCLIGEPGVGKTAVVEGLAQRIVNGNIPEILKNKSLISLDLTSMIAGAKYRGEFEDRLKKVMEEIKSREDVIIFIDEIHTIVGAGGAEGAIDAANILKPALARGEIKCIGATTIEEYRKYIEKDSALERRFQPVNIGEPSKNETLEILKGLKDKYEAHHRVEITEEAIEAAVKLSDRYITDRFMPDKAIDLIDEAAAKVRIENLIAPPSIKDIELKIEDIEREKEEAIRGQDFEKAASLRDKENELKQECITLRDDWKHQNYNNKYVVTPDNIANVVSLWTQIPLEKLTQKESQRLLKLEDILHKRVIGQKEAVRAVSKAVKRARVGLKDPNRPIGSFIFCGPTGVGKTELSNALAEAMFGSEKNLVRIDMSEYMEKHAVARLIGSPPGYVGYDEGGQLTEAVRRNPYSVILLDEIEKAHPDVFNILLQIMEDGRLTDGKGKVINFKNTIIIMTSNIGAHTIKKQKTVGFETEKNNTETDYEKMKQNIMEEIKREFKPEFINRIDDIIVFHQLDTSNILQIVNIMLNNTITRLKERKITINLDDDSKKFLANKGVDISYGARPLRRIITKELEDKLSEEMLKGYIKGGDQLEVYCDGASLCFKHIS; encoded by the coding sequence ATGATTTTTGGGAGGTTTACGGAAAGGGCACATATAGTGTTAGTAGAAGCTCAAAAAGAATCACACTATTTTAAACATGGTTATATAGGAACAGAGCATATTCTTGTTGGGTTACTCAAAGAGGGTGGATATGCAAGAGAAATTTTATACTCTGCAGGAATAACAGTAGAAAAGGTAAAAAAGGTAATAGAAGATTATTTAGGGTTTGGTGATGATGATATCTCTGTAGGAGAGATGCTATTAACTCCTAGAGCAAAAAGATTATTTGATGATAGCTTAATAAAAGCTAGAAATTTTAACCATAATGCAATAAGTCCAGAACATATACTGTTAGCTTTAATAGAAGATGTAGAGAGTGTTGCACATACTACATTATCTAATTATAAAGTTGAATTTAAAGATTTAGAGCAAAAGTTAAATAAGTATCTATTAGGAAGTGATATTATAGATGAAAGTTTAACTGAAAAAATGGACACTAAACCTAAAAAGAAATCAGTTAAAACTCCAATGTTAAATCAATATGGGATAGACTTAACATTAATGGCTAAAGAGTCAAAATTAGATCCTGTGATAGGGAGAGATAACGAAAATCAAAGAGTTTTAGAAATCTTATGTAGAAGAATAAAAAATAATCCATGTTTAATAGGTGAGCCAGGGGTTGGTAAAACAGCTGTAGTTGAAGGGTTAGCACAAAGAATAGTTAATGGAAATATTCCAGAAATATTAAAAAATAAATCATTGATATCTTTAGATTTAACATCCATGATAGCAGGGGCTAAATATAGAGGAGAATTTGAGGATAGACTTAAAAAGGTAATGGAAGAAATAAAAAGTAGAGAAGATGTAATTATATTTATAGATGAGATTCATACCATAGTAGGAGCAGGTGGAGCAGAAGGAGCTATTGATGCAGCAAATATACTTAAACCAGCATTAGCAAGGGGCGAAATAAAATGTATAGGAGCAACAACAATAGAAGAATATAGAAAATATATAGAAAAAGATTCAGCATTAGAAAGAAGATTTCAACCTGTAAATATAGGAGAACCTTCAAAAAATGAAACTTTAGAAATATTAAAAGGACTTAAAGATAAATACGAAGCGCATCATAGGGTAGAAATTACAGAAGAAGCAATAGAGGCAGCTGTTAAGCTTTCAGATAGATATATAACAGATAGATTTATGCCTGATAAAGCAATTGATTTAATTGATGAAGCAGCAGCTAAAGTAAGAATAGAAAATTTAATAGCACCACCAAGTATAAAAGATATAGAACTTAAAATAGAAGATATAGAAAGAGAAAAAGAAGAAGCAATAAGAGGTCAAGATTTTGAGAAGGCTGCAAGCTTAAGAGATAAAGAAAATGAACTTAAACAAGAGTGTATAACCTTAAGAGATGATTGGAAACATCAAAATTACAACAATAAGTATGTAGTAACACCAGATAATATAGCAAATGTAGTATCATTATGGACTCAAATACCATTAGAAAAATTAACTCAAAAAGAATCCCAAAGACTTTTAAAATTAGAAGATATTCTTCATAAAAGAGTTATAGGTCAAAAGGAAGCAGTAAGAGCAGTATCAAAGGCTGTAAAGAGAGCGAGAGTAGGGTTAAAAGATCCTAACAGACCAATAGGTAGCTTTATTTTCTGTGGTCCAACAGGTGTAGGAAAAACAGAATTATCAAATGCTTTAGCAGAAGCTATGTTTGGAAGTGAAAAAAATCTAGTTAGAATAGATATGTCTGAGTATATGGAAAAGCATGCAGTAGCAAGATTAATAGGGTCACCTCCAGGATATGTTGGATATGATGAAGGTGGACAATTAACAGAAGCAGTAAGAAGAAATCCATACTCTGTAATATTATTAGATGAAATAGAAAAAGCCCATCCAGATGTGTTTAATATATTACTTCAAATTATGGAGGATGGAAGATTAACAGATGGAAAAGGAAAGGTAATAAACTTTAAAAATACAATAATAATTATGACATCTAATATTGGAGCACATACAATAAAAAAACAAAAAACAGTAGGTTTTGAAACAGAAAAAAATAATACAGAAACAGATTATGAAAAAATGAAACAAAATATTATGGAAGAAATAAAAAGAGAGTTTAAGCCAGAATTTATAAATAGAATAGATGATATTATAGTTTTTCATCAACTAGATACATCAAATATATTACAAATAGTAAATATTATGCTAAATAATACCATAACACGATTAAAAGAAAGAAAGATAACAATAAACTTAGATGATGATAGTAAAAAATTCTTAGCTAACAAAGGTGTAGATATAAGTTATGGAGCAAGACCGTTAAGAAGAATAATAACAAAAGAATTAGAAGATAAATTAAGTGAAGAAATGTTAAAGGGATATATAAAAGGTGGAGATCAGCTAGAAGTATATTGTGATGGAGCATCATTATGCTTTAAGCATATTTCATAA
- a CDS encoding cyclic-di-AMP receptor: MKLVIAIVQDDDALDLVDAITEAGFRVTKLATTGGFLKSGNTTLMIGVEKEKVQKVIEVVEDICRTRKQMIATPTPISGNADMYMSYPIEVQVGGATVFVVDVDQFVKI, from the coding sequence ATGAAATTAGTAATAGCAATTGTACAAGACGATGATGCGTTAGATCTAGTAGATGCAATAACAGAAGCTGGATTTAGAGTTACAAAGTTAGCTACTACAGGAGGATTCTTAAAGTCTGGAAATACTACTTTAATGATTGGTGTGGAAAAAGAAAAAGTACAAAAGGTTATAGAGGTTGTAGAAGATATTTGTAGAACTAGAAAGCAAATGATAGCAACTCCAACACCTATATCAGGTAATGCAGATATGTATATGTCATATCCGATAGAAGTACAAGTTGGGGGAGCAACGGTTTTTGTAGTAGATGTTGATCAGTTTGTTAAAATATAA